The DNA region aatgaaaaatttaatatattagtaaaaaaatactatatttaaatttagagaGATATATGCAATTCAATATATCCAAATGATGACTAAATTAACCGTaaaaacaataaaccaactagatataacatatctaaaatcatgtctaattaaattaatttaatattattatatatatataatattatgcataaaatttataaattaataaaatgaaaattaaataacaatcaattattataatgtatttattttataaatatttatatccgtgcatgagcaaggaaaaatcacctagtataatttaaactaaaaaagttagaatggttaatataatttatccttaatgaatacaacatataaattagccacaaaataaaaacaaattttaattcttttgattagataaattattaaataaataatattaagaatattaagaattatctaaaatctaaaaatatatattaaataaaaaatagctCTTATACATTTTGTGTTGTTTTCTGTAAatatcttataataaaataattaaaaattaaaaaacacataacacataactaaatgttaatcaagtaaaattttaatttttaataatattaagaattatctaaaataaaaatataaattaaaattaaagtatttcTTATACATGTTGTGTTGTTTTCtgtaaaaagttaataataaaatagttaaaaatgaaaaaaaaaacacaaaacacataactaaaagTTAATCAagtgaaattttaatatttatattattgaaaagggaacaaatttgaaataaaaagaaaaattataattatattttagtgtacaaataaatttagaagaaatcaaatattttagatgaCAGAAggcataactaaatattaatcaactaaaaacaatttttatataattgagaagggaataatttttaaaataaagaataatttctaaaaaatattttagtgtacaaataaatttacaagATCTGAAATTTTCTAGatgaaaaatgttttcattataaACTTTGTTTAGTaatgaatatattaataaataattataaattatttacgcCGGCATCTACGGAGGATACACCTAGtatccaaaacaaaccaatagTACTTTAGACTATGCCATTGCTGATTAatacaatcaaatattttaaaaggtttaATTAGCGATAAGCCAAACTAATACAAAACATTCAGggaaattttgaaatgtttcgAAGCTGCCCCTTGATACCTTAACCTGTTATGACACCAAAAtggttttttaaatatttaaatttaatacttaAATGACTTACAGTAGTGGAAAAATGGTAAAAAACACTGATATACCGCGAATTACAAATAACTGAGACTTTCCAAAGCTTTTAACATGAACCGGTTTACACGTAAAACCtgtttaaatttaaacttaatTGTTGTTGGGTCCACTCGAAAGCAGGACCCTCCAAAAATAGGCGTATGCCACTTAGCGTGGAGAGCACACGGTATTCTTTAGTAAAAGGCGAAAGAATAGTTCGCTTTGTGCTCACCACATGGCTGCGTGATTTCTTGCAGACCAAAGAGCCTCTATTTATAGTACGACTTATTCTACTGCTTACTCGAAATGTTTCGATGTGGGACTCTGAAACAAAAGATTATAGCGCTTACATATCTAAAACTCTTCGTGGGCTTTTATTATGCCAAAAAATTTCTTGCCTAATGGGTTTCGTCAGGCTTCTTTAGGGATTGATGCTGGGCTTGCTGTGTGTTCCACAATGTGAGTAGTCAAAACAACATTTACCTGATTTTGCTAAAATCTCTTCTTGATGTTTGATTTTGTGACATTAATattgttcttcttcatcttttatCTAATCAAGAGAAACATCAATCTTACTGCTATTAGATGTCAAAACCAAAACACCAAGTCTGTTGTAAATCAAGAAGCTACGTAgcacaaatcaaaaccaaactatAACTAAGTTACTAAACCCCTAATACGGAAGTAGCTATTGGATCCTAACACCAAACAGCATAAACCCtcctttcttctcctcctctggttttgtttcttcatcttctaacTTCGAGTTAAACAAGTCTTCTGTTTTCATTTCTTCGCTATGAaccattttgttttcttccttgGGAGCCACGAAACCCTTGTGATCAACATCAATCATCAAGAAGCTGTTGTTTTGTCCTTCTAATCTCTTGACATGACTCGGAACATCACAAGAATAAAATACAATAACATCTTTCTCCTTGAGATTCTTCTCCTTGACGAAACCATTCCATCCTCTGGTGAAGACAAAGCTCTGGCTACTTCTCCAGTAACAATACCTAAACTTCCACTGTCTCATCGTACTGTCATAAAACACAACCTCAACATCGTCCACAGCTTCACCCTCTTCTTGGTCGTCGCTTATGAATGGTAAATGCTTCACTGCATACTTTTTTGGTATCACAAGCCTATTCAGTTTCCCAACGTCGCTAGGTGTCAGTTCCTTGTGAAAAAGTTGTGTGCAAGAGAAACACTTGTTTGATTCTTGACTCTGTTTGAATCCCATGGTGTTGAAGTTGGCCATCCGAGATCTCGACATGACATGATCTCTGAACTTGTGTAGGTAAGAACCGTCTCTGATCATGTTCAACACAGCTTCCGTTGTGTAGAGCACTTGAAAGTCCGGTTCGTGGACCGTGATTTCAGACCAAGGGAAGTTCCGGTGCGAGTTAGCGTCAAAGCCTCGGAGCTTGATCGATGCGCTATCGTAAGCAGCTGCGGCTTCAGCAGCGGAATTAAAAGTCCCGAGCCAGATCCTTCGGTGTTCTGCGTATATCTGAGCACCCCAATGACCGTTCTGCTGCTGAACCACacctttgtattttgttttcgCCGTGTTGGACAAGGCAGTTcttgtggttgttgagataGTAGGTTTCATGTGTTCCAGGACAGAGTTACTTGAGCCTGAAGTCTCTGTTGTTGTCTTGGCTTCATTGCTTATCTCGTGGAGGATAACCATCGCTAAaagatacaaaaacaaaacaagtccAAGAGACAGAGAGGTTTATACGGCAGAGAAGCAAAACGAAAATAGAGTAGTATTTTGAAGAAGAGATTTGAAAGCAATATTATGTTTACATGTTGTAGCATCATTATCGTTGATTCTTTAGAATGTTATAGTTTCCATACTTGTTCTTGTTTCTAGTTTTTTGACAGCGTAATTTATTACATCAGAAGCTGTTAGTGGTAAGTTACCTTGTTAATGAGATTCTTTTTTGTCAGATTTATTTTCTTGGTAGAAAAGTAAACTTTCCTTGAGGATTACGACAGCAAATATTTATGttaacaatttttgttttgatttatgttaacaatttttgttttgatcttaATTTAGTCATAAGTAGCTGCTCTAATATCACTATGTCATGCCATGTGgtttcttgtttattttttctgGTTCTTGTTACCTCTAAAAAAACTATTGATCAACACTTGACagtttatttacttttttttggcTTAAAAACAGTTTATCTACTTAAAAACagtttatctatttttattccAACTAAGGGTGAAAGACACTGCAAGTAAAATGAATTATACGTATCATAGgttataaccaaaaaaaaatatatatatatatatataaacaagaaAAGAACCATATATTGTGTGCAAATATATGAAAGATACCTCTAAATATTGCTACAAGACGAATACATTAAAAACAACTTCGTGTATATATTTGTTGGTATATACTATAAAACTATATACTGGTCAGTTTATGAGACTGAGTTCAGTTTTTCACATTCACAGGATGGAGCAGCTTTGTTGGTATGTGACTTCGTGGCAACAATGTGGGTGTGGCCCGCCTCCCCAGTTATCGTAAACAGGCCTCCAGGAACACCCGCCCTGTTGGGTCTCGTAGTACGGCCCAAAATGATATGCCTGAAACATCGGCATCAGTTGGGGAACCGGAGCTGGGGCCGGAACCAGAATCGGAACTGGATCCTGAGCCGGAGTTGGCGCTGGAACCTGTACCGGAACTGGAGCTGGGACCTTCTCGGGCTCTTTGGGCTTCTCAGAAGGTTGAGTCTGGGCTGGAATAGGCTTGGGTGGTTCCAGGATCACGATGGACTTAATAGAACGGCCTCCTTTGTTGCAAAGTTTGTTCATAAGCTTCTCAGGATCGTAACAAACCACCTTGATGATGATTGTGTTAGTCTTCTCATCGTACAGTTCATCTCttatttcttgttttgttttgcaaaTCAACAAAAAGATCATATTATTCACCTAGATTTATGCCATTTTCAATCGCAATAATTCAAAGGAGCAGAGAGAAACTCACGAGGGAACTTGCGGAGAGCTTTCTTGGCCTTTTTGTAGCATTTGGCACATGCTTCGACCGTCAACTTCATTATCGTAACCTGTTATTGTTCATCATATAATTTGATTACTATAGAATTAGTTATAAGAAAAAGAGAAGTAATATGAAAATTCAGATCCGGAAAAGAAATTAGTATATACAGTCTTGAGTATATACCTTCTCCGCCATAGCTTGGGTGTCTCGAAGTCAAGAAGGAAATTTTTATGTGCATATTCTGTCTTGCAGGATCTACAATATCACTAATATAAAGGGgtacaaataaaatgaaaaaaaaaggagaaaaagagagagataagtTTATTTCTTTCTGTTATAACGAAatatctttaatatattttgtatggaaaatatattttcaaagtttcTGAAAGCATATTGTCTTTAACAAAGAAGCCGACATTCTTACACAACTGATAATTACGAAAATGGGCTCGCATGTTTCAAAGTACGACCACAGAGCGTGTCCTTGTAGTAGTCCGATTCCTCGATATGTATCCATATGTTTCTGTGGTGCTGAATTGCTGATGAAATACGCCGAGGTCGATGAAATGGATGTAAAAGGACTGTCTGAGTTTGATGTTTCCATAAAGATTCTATTAAAGTAAGAAGGATGAGTTTTGATAAAATCCAATTTCGAAacctgaaatttttaaaataaaaagtgaaatgATATTTGACAATGAGATCATTTTTGGATATTTcttgcttttattttatttttaaaggactaaagtttatgatttatgttaCGTTAGTCTTTTAATTTCTAACCGAATTGTTGCTGTTAAGTTTGTTTGCACTAACATGGCAACCCGAACTGGTTCAGTTAACTTTACTTTCAATTTCTTgcttttatttatactattaaaagagaatcattctgaaaaaatctacttaaacaAAGTTATTTgaccttttcatttttttagtccaacctatctttatatataaaagagccTTTTAATCTTTCCTGGGGCGTCCACCTCAACATCCACGTCACAAATTTGATTCACGTAGGTGCGACACGTGTCCTTTATCTCTCAACGCATCGTTTCATTTAATCGTCGGTTTGGGCTTTCATGGCGTAATTTCTCTGATTGGGCTCCGATGTCGTGATATCCGTTCGGCCTGCTAAGATGATGACGCCTCTGAATCGAATACGAGAAGATCAACGTCTTCGTGCGGCGGCGAGACGGTGAcctttgtgcttcttctcaCAACCAGAAACGGTCTGATTTATGACATCCTCTTTAATCCCGTTGATTCTATCCCCCACGATCTGTCTTTAAAGCATTATTTGAATTGAGAGGCGGTGTGGTTTcggtataaatatatgtaaagaCAAGCTAAAATTTTGAAACGCAGTGGCGAGCTAATGGGTATAGACAAGCTCGCTTTAGATTTCAGTTTTGTTTGTCGACTTTGTTTCAGTTTGTCTTTTTTATTACCAAAGTTTTAATTCTAAAGCTTTTGTTTATCTGATAAagtttatttcaaaaaatttcgTTTATGAGCGATGAATCGATTTTTCTGTCAATTTGTTGACCTGTTGATTATCAATCTTTTTTAATTTGCAGGGCTAATTATTTGACTTGTGTATTGTTCTCGGATAGACAAATCGCTTGATTTTAAGGAAGTTGGGAGAGttgtagttcagttggaaagggAGGATGTGACTTTACTCAATCCTGCCGTTGCTTCAAGTAAGATCACTTCACAGTTTTGTTCTTTCTTGGCATGTCTCCAACTTCTGTAGTTTGTGTTTCTTATTTTGTTACCATAACTGATCAGTTGAACTTAGCTTCTGGTTATGTGTATACCTGACTAAACGTAAGAAGTTAGTCTTCATCCACCCAGAAAACACTAACATGGATGGGACTTGCTTTCTGTTTTTTAGACTGGTTGTGTTGTTAATATATCTCTTAAGTGATCAATTTGTTGCTGTATCCATATTTCCTCTGAATGTTGTCTGCTACTTATCCGGTGTCTAATAGAACTAATAAGAACATGAGTTGGGAATTCTCTTCTGGTCTCTGATATGAACTTCCAAGGTCTAAAAAGGATTTGTGGCCATTAGTTAATCTCATCATTTTTTCGTtaaatgttttaagatttttaccAAGCTTTTTAAAGTTCTCAAGATTTGTGGTGACCTCTTATTACAAGaaagaaaagcaaagaaaaCAGCATTACAAAAGACAGGAGGAGAAGGAAAAGTTGAGCTGAAAAGCAGAGATGGAGAAGAGGAAGGAGCCCGATGGGTGATGGAGAGAAGTTAATATCATCATTATCACTCAATATTTAAACTTCTTCAATCAATTATTACAAGTGCAATTATCCCCAGAGCTTGATATGCAAAAGAAGctgttaatttattttgtacATGTTGATCTTACGCATTCGGAACGTGTGCAAGTTTTAGCATTTACAGTTTGCAAGATGTTAACATAGTTTGTACATATCGTTCTTATGCATTTAGAGCTTTCGGTTAGATGTGAGTTGTGGCACTTATCTGATTTCTGACACAACACAATTCTTTTATACTTTTTGGAATAACTGTTTTGAACAAAGCCAACTTTGCGAAAATATTACGACTATGATCATTGTTAGCCTTCTTAATATCTAAACTTTTTTTGGTATCAGTAACACCTAAActtactattttaattaaaacactTACTTTAAAAAACTATGTTCATTTTAATACCTGAATTATCCTCATTTTAATAATAAGTTTTAAACGAAcctaataaatgtttaaaacataaataaaaaatctttaaaaaaaattatctttacttttaagtttggataattttaatttttataatattagttgcagttttagttttagattttgtttttttttggattttaaaaataatttaattattctatTCAGAGTTAAGAGTCAAGTTTtctaaatgttaaaatattatcagatatttagttattttattcttaaacatgaaataaaattttaaatttaagattttgttttgaattttagagatttttaaagTTTTGCTTTAAGCttattaatatttgattaaaattatcATAGTTTGAGAATTAAACTGAAAACGTTATAAAAGTAAGTTTATTCAAATGCAGCTTagattaagtgattaatttgattttcaatatatttaaaactcaaACAAACATGTATAGTCTTAAATAATAATGatcacttttaaaaaattatatagtcaACCTAActtaaatatagattttcaGTTAGAATGGATCACTCCGCACTCCATATTACTTATAATTTCtctaaaaacaatttaaatattaaatctaaCTGTTACTTTAgttaaactaaactaaatattaaaagaaaacaatataatagtcttcaataaattttttataattaataaatttgcaactttaaaataaatagttaaaaaatggataagttgttttaataaaaatgtaaaagttaGTTTTAATGtcagttaaaataaattaacattttaattaaattctATTATTTGCtatccgcccgtagggcgggccttTTCTAGTTACatataacaaaatcttataaCTAACCTATTTTATAACAACTTAATAAGATTCtccttcatttaaataaaaagggTCTAACTGGTGATCATCTCGGGAATAGTaggaacaaaaaggaaaagaattgatggaataaaattatgggaatgatgaggaacggttattccatatcaaatttagtgaggaataaatttgttctttaattctctacaataaaaggaatgagaaggaaTGAAAAGGAATGATTATTCctaatgaatggtaaaatttgttaggaacattaaggaatgcatcattccttggtcaccagttagacccaAAGTTTATTACTGTTATTGACTTTAAATGTTACTATAATCTAAAACATTGActtctaacattttaaatatgtacGTAAGAAAGATTTGTATAAACCACTTTTTCTATTactaatgtttatataattttttttgtatcgaGTGATGGTAtggaattaatttaaaacaacattatatctcatctatactattaaaagagaatcattaccaaaacaatatacttaaaaaattgttagatcttttcactaactaattatctttggtccaactatttgaaaaatcgatttgcggaTGCGGATTATGAGTTTTTTATGCGGGCTTAGTATAGGTAggtggattttggatcgcggttacccgtcgacccgcaaattatttaaaagataaaaattaaaaaagtaaatattttttttataaatacaagaatttaaaaataataatttaaaatttaaatcatgtatagtttttattataaatatacttttatagtaattaaaataaataatgatttttaaaatatgtatataacccgcggataaccacaaaattaagtaGAGCAGAtgcgggtacaaaattatttgtttgtaggttgtacgggtcatatttttaaccaaaacaaagttgaaAATCCGCGGATTGGCGGGTGAGCGGAACGAGTTCGACCCGCAACTCAGTTTTAACCGTGCATATATcagatcaattttaaaattactattatttaataaaatatattttgattaaaatttatacacaaatgttattacaaaaatacaaatataatcagaaagaaaaataaatatcaaaaattaaatttaaaacaaaagaatatacctgcctttttaagggcgggtcaaaatctagttttatttttaaagcactaagtttatgatttatgttaGTCTTCTAATTCCCAACCGAATTGTTGCTGTGAAATTTGTTTGCACTAATACGGCAACCCGAACTGGTTCAGTTAACTTCactttagtatatatttaaaatgaatatcatgaaaaaaatttgacacaaaaaaatattcagaagaaaacaaaaactgtGGTAATCTAGTGGTTCCCACTTGAAAAAGAGTTGTCATGTGGGTTTAACTGTTTAAGACTATCCGATCAATTTTCTTCAAAACATGGACTAAAACTTATCTCAGCCACTCCCATTTTAGCCACTCAAAATAGTGTGCTTAGATCCCTTTAAAACCGATAAATAAATAACTCAATAACTACATTCAGCCTGAAGATTAGTGGGTATTAAAAGTGGATCACATCctcattataaaattatatattgcgtgaaaaattcaacaaaaatgATACTTGAACAATAACAAGTCGTTGATTAGTGGGTGTTAAAAGTAGTTCACATCCTcaccataaaaatatatatagcgTGAAAAGATCAACCAAAATGATACTTGAACAATAACAAGTCGTTGATATGCATTGCAAAAAGAAAACCAGTTAATGTTAAAAGTAGGTGGTGCTAATAGAATTTAATCAGAATGGATAAATTTAATCACAAAGATGTTTCCCTGGGAATTGATATGTGTAGTCGTCCGTAATATTTTAGGTGTTCTTCTTTTGAGAGGAAACAGACAATGCTTTTGAAGCCGAAAgttaaacctttttttttttcatgcaaCTGCAAACCCTTTGATGTGGAGGAGGATTAGAATGGAATGTGGATTATTGTGGATGGTTACTTTAATAACTAATCGATTTAAATCAAGTGTCAAAAAGAAGACACAACTAATAACGGTTACTTGTGATTCACGACACACATCAATGgatcaatttctttttttctgacaaAAGTACAGAATTAGAATTTGTAACCATGAGTTTCTAGTTGGTCATAATATCACTACCCAATGCCATCTCCACAATCTCATCTTTCTGACTAAGAAACTTCCTCGCATCTTTCAAGTGTTTGTATTGTTCTTCGATACCACGTTTACATAACAAAGGAGCCCCAAAACCAATAATGTAAAGAGACAAGTTTCTTTTTGTTGGTTTTGTGTTGTTCACTGCAATTACATATTATAATTATTCAGATTATCTTTATGCTTAGGCTCCCTTATCTTCTTCCTGATTTAACTGCTTTCAAGGAAGTAGATGCAAGTATGATCCAACATTTGTAACGCAAGATGCTTTTGACTGTCCTGAATGGCTTGCTCTCCCCTTTCACGTCTTCAATCTCTAGCAGAAGAGGTATCCAGTGCCTTTGTACAGTCCTGTCCTATGTAAGCGAAAAAGATCTTCTAAATTGGAAAATGGACGCATACTGAAAGTATTAAGCTCGATGGTATGACTCATTTGTTTGTCATATGAAACTTTGGCAGTACGATTTAGATGCTATTAGTGATGAATTCTTATGAGTTTGTGCACGAATACATGAAAAAGCCTGAGTTTGTTGTACTCGCAAGTGATTACGTGTTGTGTTCATGACCATTGCCATATGGTGAATCCAGTGGGTATTAAGTGGAGGCTTAGCATTATTTTGGAAGAATATACCTATTGACTCTTGGATGCCCAAAGTAGGGTAATACTATATATCTTCTATTTTATGCAAGGAGTTGGTAAAGGCTTAACCAgcaaattacatttaatgctagCCGAACTTGGTGTGTAAAGTTTCATTCAAAAACACAATAAGCTTTGTGTATAAGACTTTCAAATAACTGGATCTCTCTTTACGATTACAAAGGAAGAATTGGAAGTAGAGTTGTGTAATTAGAAGGTCCCCGAGGACAAAGAACTCTGCTGCCAAGGATTGTATTTGTTCCATTCTTGAATCTTGTAGACCAATATTGTATACAAGAGAACAAAACATTTCGTACCTTTCAGTTTCATCCTTGTGGTGGATCTTCTACGCATCTTGGCATCCTTACGATAAGTGCTTTCATTCTTTGGAAGAGTTCGTTCCACTCCGATTTCAAAAGTTCAAAGCCTCAAGGATATCAGCGGCTCCAGGAGGGTTTAAACCGCCTAGGCGAAGCAAAAGTCGAGCAATATCCATCCTTTGATCCCTAATCGCATCTTCCAGTCTTGTTCTTACTCCGTCCAAACGAGAGAGACGAGAAGAGATTCGTGCGACGACGTTCTCGTTGGCCATTGATCGAAGAGTGATTTTCTTGATGAAGAGTTTTTGTGTTCGTTTTTGTTGTGGTGTGCATGGGATGAAGGTTTTAAAGACTAGCATATATAATGAGCGagatttcttgtttttttaatgaataaaataaagtgGAGAAGTGGGGTATCGATCCCCATACCTCTCGCATGCtaagcgagcgctctaccatCTGAGCTACATCCcctttaataaaaacttaactaaaaacGAGTGAGATTTCTCACGAGTGTTCTTGTTAAATGTTactttgattaatataaattcaaatcacagaaaaatatttaacaataatactagttttgtaatatatatatatcaattaaataccatttatataaatctaactttatattttgacatttttgatGAATAAACCATTTAAACGATAGACATAGAGATAGTTTTTTGTTGGTATTGTCGTTTTGTTGTCGCTTAAAGAAACGAAACAAAACGCTGACACTTTCCATCTTAAAGAAACAAAACGacaataccaaaaaaaaactagaaatcACCTATTTTTTGCTTGTTCTTACTCGTCACAAGTATGGGAGCATCTCACTAAGGGTATGATGGGAGAGGATTATACTAATGACTGGAGTGAAATTGTACAAATGATCTCAGAAGTGTCTATGGACAGGAAGAGATTATTTTGTCTACGATATTCATTTCAAGTCACGATGTACATGATTTAGAGGGAGAGAAACAAGCTCAAACATGGAGATAAAAAACTTCCCATTGTTGCATTGAAGAAGATGATTGAGAAGGGAGTTAGAAACAAGCTGAGTATACTGAGATCAAAAGGGGTGAAGGGTATGGAGAGAAGTCTCCAGTATTGGTTTGAAACTAGAATGTAATTTCTGGTTTCTAGATTGTATAGAATCAAAAAGTTTATTCAAGTTAGTAGAGGAAGCACTTGATGTAAACAGGTTTTTTTGgtgaataaaaatttaacattcattcaaaaaaaaaaaaaaactaacgcTGCGCCGTCTGTCTATTAAATTAAGTCCTCTATGCCGTTTTCTCTTAAAAAAACCAGCACACATGTAATACAAACGGCACACATGTTTAAACTTTTACGATTCTAAAAAGCACTTTACCATTTCGCTCAAAAAATCCAGGGCTCAAAACTGAAAAGCCAATGGAGAAGccgaagaagaaggagattcGATCAATGAGTGAGTTTCCAGATGAATTGCTGTTGAAGATGCTAAATCTTCTTCCTATTAAAGACGCCGTAGCCACGAGCGTCTTATCAAAACGATGGATATCTCTATTTAAAGAGATGAACGCATTCAGGTACGACGGCAGCACAATAGGCAGAGTGTACTGGTAAAACATAATACATGTGTTAATAACTATTTGTAAAGCGATTATACCCGCATGTGCGGGTAAAACACctagtataatattattaaaaattaaaatttaagatcttgCAATATAGTACATGTTAGAAACTATCAGAAGAGTCTTTGGAGTTCGTATAGAATAATATACATATCTAAATATTGAATATGCTTGACATCACAAAATAAAGTTTCAACTcttatttacaaataaaaaaactctaagtattttaaaatataataaaaatgaaaataacatttattataacatctaaattttaaaatacttatttaaatcaaaaataaaattatacacaTGGATCTAATAAGAATATAGTAAACCAAGAacataaatctgtttttttttcttttcctttttgttttatcGATTAAGAATGGAAAAGGGAAAAACTGAAAAACAT from Raphanus sativus cultivar WK10039 chromosome 8, ASM80110v3, whole genome shotgun sequence includes:
- the LOC130499203 gene encoding protein PYRICULARIA ORYZAE RESISTANCE 21-like; translation: MAEKVTIMKLTVEACAKCYKKAKKALRKFPQIRDELYDEKTNTIIIKVVCYDPEKLMNKLCNKGGRSIKSIVILEPPKPIPAQTQPSEKPKEPEKVPAPVPVQVPAPTPAQDPVPILVPAPAPVPQLMPMFQAYHFGPYYETQQGGCSWRPVYDNWGGGPHPHCCHEVTYQQSCSIL
- the LOC108820387 gene encoding AP2/ERF and B3 domain-containing transcription factor At1g51120-like translates to MVILHEISNEAKTTTETSGSSNSVLEHMKPTISTTTRTALSNTAKTKYKGVVQQQNGHWGAQIYAEHRRIWLGTFNSAAEAAAAYDSASIKLRGFDANSHRNFPWSEITVHEPDFQVLYTTEAVLNMIRDGSYLHKFRDHVMSRSRMANFNTMGFKQSQESNKCFSCTQLFHKELTPSDVGKLNRLVIPKKYAVKHLPFISDDQEEGEAVDDVEVVFYDSTMRQWKFRYCYWRSSQSFVFTRGWNGFVKEKNLKEKDVIVFYSCDVPSHVKRLEGQNNSFLMIDVDHKGFVAPKEENKMVHSEEMKTEDLFNSKLEDEETKPEEEKKGGFMLFGVRIQ